One Telopea speciosissima isolate NSW1024214 ecotype Mountain lineage unplaced genomic scaffold, Tspe_v1 Tspe_v1.0119, whole genome shotgun sequence genomic region harbors:
- the LOC122647695 gene encoding cytochrome b6-f complex subunit 4 has translation MSGSFGGWIPKNSPIPITKKPDLNDPVLRAKLAKGMGHNYYGEPAWPNDLLYIFPVVILGTIACNVGLAVLEPSMIGEPADPFATPLEILPEWYFFPVFQILRTVPNKLLGVLLMVSVPAGLLTVPFLENVNKFQNPFRRPVATTVFLIGTAVALWLGIGATLPIDKSLTLGLFQIHSTIK, from the coding sequence ATGTCCGGTTCCTTTGGAGGATGGATCCCTAAGAATTCACCTATCCCAATAACAAAGAAACCTGACTTGAATGATCCTGTATTAAGAGCTAAATTGGCTAAAGGGATGGGTCATAATTATTACGGCGAACCCGCGTGGCCCAACgatcttttatatatttttccagTAGTAATTCTAGGTACTATTGCATGTAACGTAGGCTTAGCGGTTCTAGAACCATCAATGATTGGTGAACCAGCAGATCCATTTGCAACCCCTTTGGAAATATTACCCGAATGGTACTTCTTTCCCGTATTTCAAATACTTCGTACAGTACCGAATAAATTATTGGGTGTTCTTTTAATGGTTTCAGTACCTGCGGGATTATTGACAGTACCTTTTTTAGAGAATGTTAATAAATTCCAAAACCCATTTCGTCGTCCAGTAGCTACAACCGTCTTTTTGATCGGTACCGCAGTAGCTCTTTGGTTGGGTATTGGAGCAACATTACCTATTGATAAATCTCTAACTTTAGGTCTTTTTCAAATTCATTcaaccataaaataa
- the LOC122647690 gene encoding DNA-directed RNA polymerase subunit alpha produces the protein MVREEVAVSTRTLEWKCVESRADSKRLYYGRFILSPLMKGQADTIGIAMRRALLGEIEGTCITRAKSEKIPHEYSTIVGIEESVHEILMNLKEIVLRSNLYGTRNASICVRGPGYVTAQDIISPPSVEIVDTTQHIASLTDPIDLCIELQIERRRGYHMKTLNNSQDLSYPIDAVFMPVRNANYSIHSYGNGNQKQEILFLEIWTNGSLTPKEALYEASRNLIDLFIPFLHAQEEDIQLQDNQNGVALPFFIFHDRLAKLSKNKKAMAWKHIFIDQLELSPKSYNCLKRSNIHTLLELLNKSEEDLMEMKDLGLEDLKKIVSILEKDF, from the coding sequence ATGGTTCGAGAGGAAGTAGCAGTATCTACTCGTACACTAGAGTGGAAGTGTGTTGAATCAAGAGCAGACAGTAAGCGTCTTTATTATGGACGTTTTATTCTGTCTCCGCTTATGAAAGGTCAAGCCGATACAATAGGCATCGCAATGCGAAGGGCTTTACTTGGAGAAATAGAAGGAACATGTATCACACGTGCAAAATCTGAGAAGATACCACATGAATATTCTACCATAGTAGGTATTGAAGAATCAGTACATGAAATTTTAAtgaatttgaaagaaattgtATTGAGAAGTAATCTGTATGGAACTCGCAACGCATCTATTTGCGTCAGGGGTCCTGGATACGTAACTGCTCAAGACATCATCTCACCGCCTTCTGTGGAAATCGTTGATACTACACAGCATATAGCTAGCCTCACAGACCCAATTGATTTGTGTATTGAATTACAAATCGAGAGGAGGCGCGGATATCATATGAAAACACTAAATAACTCTCAAGATCTAAGTTATCCTATAGATGCTGTATTTATGCCTGTTAGAAATGCGAATTATAGTATTCATTCTTATGGGAATGGAAACCAGAAACAAGAGATCCTTTTTCTCGAAATATGGACGAATGGAAGTTTAACTCCTAAAGAAGCACTTTACGAAGCCTCTCGGAAtttgattgatttatttatCCCCTTTCTACATGCACAAGAAGAGGACATTCAGTTACAGGACAATCAAAACGGGGTTGCTTTacctttttttatctttcatgaTAGATTGGCTAAAttaagcaaaaacaaaaaagcaatgGCATGGAAACACATTTTTATTGACCAATTAGAATTGTCTCCCAAGTCCTATAATTGCCTCAAAAGGTCCAATATACATACATTATTGGAACTTTTGAATAAGAGTGAAGAAGATCTTATGGAAATGAAAGATCTTGGCCTAGAAGATCTAAAAAAGATAGTGAGCATTCTAGAAAAGGATTTCTGA
- the LOC122647696 gene encoding 30S ribosomal protein S11, chloroplastic — MVKPIPRIGSRKNGRIGSRKNGRRIPKGVIHVQASFNNTIVTVTDVGGRVVSWSSAGACGFKGTRRGTPFAAQTAAGKAIRTVVDQGMQRAEVMIKGPGLGRDAALRAIRRSGILLSFVRDVTPMPHNGCRPPKKRRV, encoded by the coding sequence ATGGTAAAACCTATACCAAGAATTGGTTCACGTAAGAATGGACGTATTGGTTCACGTAAGAATGGACGTAGAATACCAAAGGGAGTTATTCATGTTCAAGCAAGTTTCAACAATACCATTGTGACTGTTACAGATGTAGGAGGTCGAGTGGTTTCTTGGTCCTCCGCCGGTGCTTGTGGATTTAAGGGCACAAGAAGAGGAACACCTTTTGCTGCTCAAACCGCAGCAGGAAAAGCTATTCGTACAGTAGTGGATCAGGGTATGCAACGAGCAGAAGTCATGATAAAGGGTCCAGGTCTCGGAAGAGATGCAGCATTACGAGCCATTCGTAGAAGTGGTATACTATTAAGTTTCGTACGGGACGTAACCCCTATGCCACATAATGGGTGTAGACCTCCTAAAAAAAGACGTGTGTAA